A portion of the Oncorhynchus nerka isolate Pitt River linkage group LG27, Oner_Uvic_2.0, whole genome shotgun sequence genome contains these proteins:
- the tmed3 gene encoding transmembrane emp24 domain-containing protein 3: MRSLGLCSLMLHVIAVCSTELTFELPDNDKQCFYEELQNGVKFDLDFQVIAGGNYDVDCFVTDPVNNVLYQERKKQYDSFSHTTTMKGTYKVCFSNEFSTFSHKTVYLDFRSGEERPLLPDMNRDTALTQMESACLSIHEILKVVSDSQTWYRLREAHDRIRAEDLHERVSYWSIGETIILFTVSIGQVLILRSFFSDKKGSVSANT, encoded by the exons ATGCGTTCCCTTGGACTGTGTAGTTTGATGTTGCATGTGATCGCTGTTTGTTCCACGGAGTTGACGTTTGAGTTACCTGATAACGACAAGCAATGTTTCTATGAAGAGCTCCAGAATGGAGTGAAGTTTGACCTAGACTTTCAA GTGATTGCAGGAGGGAACTATGATGTGGACTGCTTTGTAACAGATCCAGTGAATAACGTCCTGTATCAGGAGAGGAAGAAGCAGTACGATAGCTTCTCTCACACCACCACTATGAAAGGAACCTACAAGGTCTGCTTCAGCAATGAGTTCTCTACCTTCTCCCACAAGACCGTCTACCTGGACTTCAGGTCCGGAGAGGAGAGACCCCTACTGCCTGACATGAACAGAGACACAGCCCTAACACAG ATGGAGTCGGCCTGTCTGTCCATCCATGAGATCCTGAAGGTAGTGTCTGACTCTCAGACCTGGTATCGGTTACGGGAGGCTCATGACCGCATCAGAGCAGAGGACCTACATGAGCGTGTGTCCTATTGGTCGATAGGAGAAACTATCATCCTTTTCACTGTCAGCATTGGACAGGTTCTCATTCTCAGGAGCTTCTTCAGCGACAAGAAGGGCAGTGTTTCAGCCAACACATAG